In Sporosarcina sp. PTS2304, a genomic segment contains:
- a CDS encoding 2'-5' RNA ligase family protein, giving the protein MDCFSNDTYIVLDLPKHISEKVKIIRENYNYPDALPAEITLTGSSGVGVFLAGQDQSRVFEEVDKIANKTKPVKVSFSNVLNFPNTNIFFFTIKNEEILREIHLKISDSQINFKESPFPYKPHCTLCNLDTILEEEKQGLLSINLTDEFTLDTLSVYSLQNKTNEDVKVSLLHRVKLSG; this is encoded by the coding sequence ATGGATTGTTTCAGTAATGATACATATATAGTCTTGGATTTACCAAAGCATATTTCAGAAAAGGTAAAGATTATAAGAGAGAATTACAACTATCCTGATGCTTTACCCGCAGAAATCACACTTACTGGTTCAAGCGGAGTAGGTGTATTCTTAGCAGGCCAAGATCAAAGTCGTGTATTCGAAGAAGTAGACAAGATTGCTAATAAAACAAAACCAGTTAAGGTTTCTTTTTCCAACGTGTTAAACTTTCCGAACACAAATATCTTCTTTTTTACAATAAAAAATGAGGAGATCCTAAGGGAAATCCATCTAAAGATAAGTGATTCTCAAATTAACTTCAAAGAAAGCCCGTTTCCTTATAAACCTCATTGTACTCTGTGTAATCTCGACACAATCCTGGAAGAAGAAAAGCAAGGACTATTAAGTATTAATCTTACAGATGAATTTACATTAGACACTTTATCTGTCTACTCACTTCAAAATAAAACAAATGAAGATGTAAAGGTAAGTTTACTTCATAGAGTGAAGTTATCAGGCTGA
- a CDS encoding MepB family protein gives MKDFHQALSYINKMMYEPNHMIVQSIQEEKQNAAYGAGIFQIASTTIRFRVANVTATKVGQFVAFWEKDEHDKNQPYSYEQAADLLVITTFASETEFGQFIFPKELLLKQNILRSSSTKGKMAMRVYPVWDRPTSKQAMNTQEWQLPFFVDMSHSHKVPKEKIRELYSF, from the coding sequence ATGAAAGATTTTCATCAAGCCCTATCCTATATAAATAAAATGATGTACGAACCGAATCATATGATAGTGCAGTCGATTCAAGAAGAAAAACAAAACGCTGCCTATGGGGCCGGCATATTTCAAATTGCGTCTACAACCATTCGATTCAGAGTAGCGAATGTCACGGCGACAAAAGTAGGGCAATTTGTAGCGTTTTGGGAGAAAGATGAACATGACAAAAATCAGCCCTATTCCTATGAACAAGCGGCTGACTTATTAGTCATTACTACGTTTGCAAGTGAAACGGAGTTCGGACAATTTATTTTTCCAAAAGAGCTACTTCTCAAACAGAATATTTTGAGGTCTAGCTCCACAAAAGGGAAAATGGCTATGCGAGTGTATCCAGTTTGGGATCGACCGACTAGTAAACAAGCGATGAACACACAAGAGTGGCAATTACCTTTTTTTGTTGATATGAGTCACTCACATAAAGTGCCCAAAGAAAAAATAAGGGAGCTGTATTCTTTTTAG